The Pogoniulus pusillus isolate bPogPus1 unplaced genomic scaffold, bPogPus1.pri scaffold_228_arrow_ctg1, whole genome shotgun sequence genome includes the window CAAAGTGACCCAAAGGGACCCCAAAGTGACCCAAAGTGACCCAAAGTAACCCAAAGTGGACCCAAAGTGACCCAAAGTGACCCCAAAGTGACCCAAAGTAACCCAAAGTGGACCCAAAGTGACCCAAAAGGACCCAAAGTGACCCAAAATGAGCCCAAAGTGACCCAAAATGAGCCAAAATGAGCCCAAAGTGACCCAAAGTAACCCAAAGTGGACCCAAAGTGACCCAAAATGAGCCCAAAGTGACCCCAAATGCGCCCAGAGGCCTCACTTCCGAAGCTCCCTCCCATCCCTGCCGCATCCCAGCCAATCACAAAGGCTTCTTTCCCGAAGTCCCGCCCTTCTGGGCGCGATCCCTGCCGCCAGCCAATCACAAACGTCGCTCCCTGGCGGCCTCTTCCGCCTGCCAACCAATCATAAAGACTCCTCACCGGAAGTCCTTTTTCCTCACAGGAAGTCGCTTTGACCTTACCAGAAGTCATTTTCCCTCACCGGAAGTTAGTATCACTCACCGGAAGTCCCAGTTACTTCCAGGAAGTCAATTTGCCCTCACCGGAAGTCCCTTTGACCTTACCGGAAGTCACGTTGACATCACAGGAAGTTCCTGTCCCTACCCGGAAATCCCAAGTCCTTACCGGAAGTCAGTTTGCCCTCACCGGAAGTCCCTGGTGCGCCACAGGAAGTCCCTTTGCCCTCACCCGGAAGTGACGTGAGGGCCGCGACCGGAAGCGGCGGCGGGCTCGCGCGCGGCCATGGGCTCCTCCAAGAAGCATCGGGACCGCGGCGGGGCCGAGGCGGCCGAGGAGGCTCcggcggcggcggggagcgGAGCCACCCCCGGAGCCGCCGCCGCGGGCAGGCCGCGGGAGCACCGCAAGCATCGGCACCGCGGCGGGGAGCGGCGAGGGAAGCGGAGCCGCTCCCGCGGCGAGAgaagcggcggcggcggtggcggctCCGGCGGCTCCGGCTCCGCTGCGTCCTCCTCCCGCCGCGGCGGCGCCTCCGAGGAGCCGGGAAggagccatggcagggggagcgGCGACGGCGAGAGGAAGGcgaagagggagaggaaggaggagagagaggagcccggtgaggggcgggggggaggggagcgTGACCGGGGCTGGGGTCCGGCAGCGCTGCGGttctgggggcaggaggagggggtcGGGGCTGGGGGCCGCAGGGGTCCTTGGGTTGGGAGGGGGCCTGGGGGGCACCAGCGTGGGGccagggagggtctgggggaggggggaactgGAGGGCACCAGTGTGGGGccggggagggtctgggggagggggggactgGGGAGCACAGTGTGGGTCCGGGGGggtctgggggagggggggactgGGGGGCACCAGTGTGGGTCCGGAGGggtctgggggagggggggactgGGGGGCACCAGTGTGGGTCCGGGGGggtctgggggaggggggaactgGAGGGCACAacgtggggctggggagggcaccAATGACTCTCATTAGCAGCTACTGACACTAATTGGGCATTGATCAGCCTCAGCAGCAATTAGTGATCCTCCTTAGTGTCTCTCGCTGGGGTCCAGTGGCACCCCTAAGGCATTAATGGTTCTTATTGGCTGCTCATTAGGTGCCAATAACTCTCATTAGCAGTTAGTGACGTTCATTAATAACCCCTAAGGCATTAATGGTTCTTATTGGCTGCTCATTAGGTGCTAATAACTCTCATTAGCAGTTAGTGACGTTCATTAATAACCCCTAAGGCATTAATGACTCATTAGCTGCTCATTAGGTGTTAATAACTCTCATTAATAATCAGTGACTCTCATTACACATTGATGATCCTCATTAGCATTTAGTGGCTATCATTAGCAATTAGTGATCTCCGTTAATGGTTTTAATTGGGCATTAATGAGTCTTGTGAGCAATTAGTGACTCTCATTAGCAGTTGATGATTCTCATTAGCAATTAGTGACCCTTAGCAGTTGGTGCTCCTCATTAGTGACTGATTGCTCTCACTGGGAGTTAATGATCTGTGTTTGCAATTAGCAATCTTCATTAATACTTAATTGTTCCCATTAATGAGCATTGATTCTCAGTTAGCAATTAATGACTCCCCAGGTGTTAATGATCCTCTTTATGCATTCACAAACCTCATTAGCACTTAATGATTATTATTAGACACTAATGAGCCTCGTTAGCATTTAATGACTGAGCATTAATAAATGTCATTTACATTCAGTGACTCATTAGACATTAATGAGCCTCATGAACATCTAATGACTGTTATTGGGCATCTGTGAGCCTCATTAGCATTTAATGATTAAGCATTAATGAACTTCATTAGCATTTATTCACTCAGGCATTAATGAACTTCGTTAGCATTTAATAGCTCTTAACAAGCATTAATGATCTGCAGCAGCAATTAATGGTTCTTATTGTCAGTAAATGATTCTCATTAGCATTTAATGACTGTTATTGGATATTAATGAGCCTTGTTAGCATTTAATGGTTAAGCTTTAATAAATGTCATTAACATTCAGTGACTCATTAGACATTAATGAGTCTCATGACCATTTAATGACTGTTATTGAGCATCTATGAGCCTCATTAGCACTTAGTGTCTCTCATTAGCCATTAATGACTCATTAATCATTAATGGTTCCTGGCAGCTGTCAATggctctcagtgtccttcctctgcagctgctaatTGCCTCTGGTCGTTAATTGTCTCTCCTTAGCTGCCCCCCCCAAGGCCTCTGGGGCTGAGTCCTCCCTCAGCGTGGAGGAGACCAAGTAAGGACCCTCCTGGGCGCCCACCCCTGGGTGCCCCTCCCTGGGTTTCCCTTACCCATTCTGGTTGCCCTTCAACCCACCCCTGGGTGCCCCTCCCTGGGTGCCCCTTACCCACCCCATGATTCCCTTCAACCCCTattggctgcccctgcctggatgcccctccccatccctggcacccttttgcccttctcctccccctgcaGCAAGCTGAGGGCCAAGCTGGGCCTGAAGCCTTTGGAGACTTCCAGTGCCAAGAAAGGTGAGGATGGGCAcagggcactgggtggcactggagggtgctgggcagaggcagctgaggctgtgcccaccctcccccccagaGGCTGGCACCAAGGAGGACCCAGTGGCAGCTGAGATCATCAACCCCCTGCTGCTGCGCCAGCgccaggagctgagggagaagctggcagctgccaaggAGAAGAGAATCCTCAACCAGAAgctggggtgggtgccaggcGAGGCTTGGGCACCCCCTGTggtgaggggggggagggagggtgagTGGGCACAGGGAGCCCTTCTTTGGTGCCAGGATGCTGCCTTCATGCCACTGCCAGGTGCCCCCTTGGTGCTCAGTTGGTGCCCCCCTGTCTGCCTAAGTGCCCCTTTGGATGCCCCCACTAATGCCATTTTGTTTGCCCCCTTCAGTGCCCCCCTCCCCGTTTGCTCAAGTGCCCCCTCTGGTGCCCTCCTCAGTGTCCTGCCTGTTTGCCCACCTCCATGTGCCCCCTTGTGTGCCCTCTCCAAATGCCCTTTTTAGTGCCCCCCAAATGCCCTTTGGTGCCCCAAATGCCCTTTCATGCCTCCAAGTGCCCTTTCATGCCCCCCAGTGCCCTTCCATGCCCTCCAAATGCCCTTCTCAAGCCCCCCACTGCCCTTCTATACCTCCCAATGCCCTTTCCTGTGCCCTAAATGCCCTTTTCATGCCCCTGAGCACCCTCTGGTGTCCCTGAGATGCCCTCTCTGATgcccccctgtgccccctgtgTGCCCCCAGCAAGGTGAGGGCGCTGGGGGCAGAGGAACCCTGGCTGGAGGATGCCGCAGCCTGGATCCAGCgcagcaggaagctgcagcaggagaaggagatggcagagaagagggtcagGAGTGCCCCCCGGGTGCCACCCCCTGCCTGGGTCCCAGCCCCACCCCAGGGTTGCCACCCCCTGCCCGgctcccagcctcctcccctGGAGGTGCCACCCCCTGCCCGgctcccagcctcctcccctGGAGGTGCCACCCCCTGCCCGGGTCCCAGCCCCACCCCAGGGTTGCCACCCCCTGCCCGGGTCCCAGCCCCACCCCAGGGTTGCCACCCCCTGCCCGGGTCCCAGCCTCCTCCCCTGGAGGTGCCACCCCCTGCCCggctcccagccccacccccTGGAGGTGCCACCCCCTGCCCGGGTCCCAGCCCCACCCCCGGggttgcccccccccccgcccaggTTCTCCCTCCTGGAgatgccagcccctgcctgggtTCCCCCAACCCTGGGGTGCCAACTTCCCCCCGCACTGGCCTCTGGTGGCCCTCAGTTGACCTTCCTTGCCCCCAGGCCAACCTTTGgtgccccacagctgccccctggTGGcctcccacagctgccccctggTGGcctcccacagctgccccctggtggcttttcccccccctgcaggccaagctgctggaggagatggagcaggagtTTGGGGTCAGCACCTTGGTGGAGGAGGAGttcctgaggaggaagaaggtctCTTGGGGGGGCCTTGGGGGGACCTTGGGgccagctgaggctggagctgagctcctcctgcccccccccaggagCTGTACAGCTGCAGGGACCTGCAGGGGCTGAGAGtggagcacagcctggagaCCTTCCGCGagggggagaccttggagctgaCCCTTAAGGACAGGGGTGAGAGGGGACAgcccctccctctgcccccccccgcccccacccctccctctGCCCGCCCCCACCGCCCCTCCCTCTGGCTCCCCTCTCTGCCtcacccccctcctcctccccccctccccgctcCCTCTGCCACcgccccccttctcccctccctgcctctccctccctgcctctccccacctccccccccggCTGCCCCCAGCGCTGTCTCTGTGCCAGgggtgctggaggcaggggaGGATGtgctgcagaacctggcactggtggcacaggagcaggcccaggaggggctgcagctgcgCCAGGGGCAGCCTCACTACGACCCCTACCCCGAGCAGGACCCTGCCAGTGCCACCCAGGTCTGGGCCCACCCCGGGTGGGGAGGCAGAGTCTGGGCTGGCATCTaaagggggcagggaggggtcaCAGAGCCTGGGGTGGCATCTAAAGGGAACAGGGAGGGGCCATGGGCCCTGGGTGGCATcggagggggcagggaggggcccTGGGGGGCatgggaggggcagggaggggcccTGGGTGGCATCAGAGGGGCCAGGGAGGGGCTATGGGGGGCATGGGAGGAGCCATGGGGGGCATCAGAGGGGCCAGAGAGGGGCCATGGGGGcatgggggggcagggaggggcccTGGCGGGcatgggagggcagggaggggccaTGGGGGGCATCAGAGGCTGCTTTGGCCCCAAGGTGCTGATCTGGGGGTCCCCAGGGGCCTTTCTGGGGGGTCGAAGCTtttggctgcccaggatggagcCTTGGGGCCCTGGGGGCTGactgctgccccctgccccttcctAGCCCCCCCAGCCCAAGGTCCTGCTCCCCAAGTACTCAGACCCCCCCCAGCGACCTTCCTTCCGCCTGGGCCCCGGCGGGGGGGCACCGCTGGGGGGAGGCCCTGGGGAGGGTCCCCAAGCTGGAGACCCCCCAGGGCCTGccccccagagcctgcagctgccccccCTGCGCCTGGCACCTGAGTACCTGACCCCGGAGGAGATGGTGAGGAGGGGGTGGGCagtgggaggggctgggaggggactgggaggggcgggggggaggggctgggaggggagtgggaagggggggaggggctgggagcttgcttGCCGTTTAGGGTCCTGGGGGGGTCTTAAGGCTTTTGGggacccctcccccctcccatcGTCCTCcgtcccaggtgaccttccggAAGCCTCGGCGCAaggtgaggaggctgaggaggaaggCTCTGAAGGCAGACGACCTCCTGCCCCTGGCCCCTGGCGACACCCAGGGGGACTTTGGCTCCAGGTGTGTACTGGGAGGGGTCCTAAGGGgcacctgtgggtgctgggggggctCTTAGAGTGCTGAGTGTGGACCTGAGGGTGCTCGGAGGGGAAGTATGGGGGAGAGGGGTGGGGTTAGGGTACTAAGAGAGTCCTAAagggcacccatgggtgctggggtgggtgcCTTAGGGTGCTGGGCGTGGTCCTAAGGGTGCTGGGAGGGGATATATGGGGGGGATGGGCAGGGttagggtgctgggagagcccTAAgaggcacccatgggtgctgggaggggatatatgggggggtgggcagggatAGGGTGCTGGGAGGGCCCTAAGGGGCACTCCTgggtgctgggaggggaggtatgtggggcaggggaggggtttTGGGTTCTGGGAGGGCCCTAAGGGGCACCCCTgggtgctctggctgcagccagctccctctgtccccttcccCCCCAGGGCCCGTGGGCGTGGCCGtcgggagcaggaggaggaggaggaggaggccgaGGGcagtgcaggggctggggaccctccagctccctccagccccagccagggaccccctccccagctcccctctgaTGACCCCCGGGTGGAGAACATGGACATCAGCAGCGAGGGTGGGTGGGGAGGGGCACCcaggggtgctggggtggttctcagggggtggggagggtccTAAGGGGCACCCAtaggtgctggggagggtcctatGGGAGTGAGGAGGGTCCTAAggggcacccaagggtgctggggaaggtactaagggggtggggagggtccTAAGGGGCACCCATAGGTGCTGAGTAGGGTCCTAAggggcacccatgggtgctggggtggggagtGAACTGAGGGGGTGAGGAGGGTCCTGAGAGGCACCCatggggggtgctggggagggtcctaaGGGGCTGGGGGGTGCCCTGAAGGGGTGGGGAAGGTCCTGAgggggagtggtggtgaacTGAGGGGGTGGGAGGGTCCTCAGCAGCACCTATGGGTGCTGGGGGTGGATTGTGAGTGTCTCTTTAACCCTTCCCTGGGGGGGTTGTGCATTGCGGGGGATCCCTTTgggccctccctgcccccctctcCGCCCACGGGTGCCTCCCCCCCCAGACGAGGCAGCGGCGCCAGGGTCGCCCCCgggggggctggaggaggaggaggagctgcaggagctgcagctgcagctgcagaggagtcgCCGCCTacggcagctgcaggcactgcggGAGCAGGGCGGGGGGCAGAAGGTACGGGGtcggggggagagggggagaggaggaggaggagaggggatcTGGGAGGGACGATGAGGagcagagggggttgggggagagggagggagtgggatagGGAGAGGGGGATGGAGGggatgggaaggaggtggaggggagggggttgggggagaggagatgaaggggagagagtgggagaggaggatgaggggaggggggcagggagagatgaagaggaggatggagggaggagggggggaggaggagatggggagatgaaagggaggggatggggggagggggcagatgGGGTGGAGTGACATGCAAAGGGGGGACAgaaggagatggggagggggagcagagggaatggGGGGACCCCTCCCCTCCTACCCTCTCaagctcctcctggggctgaTTTTCACCTCAGTGTCCCCCACCCCTGGGTGCTCCCCGCCCTTTAACcctgccccccctcctccccactctgcagccccctgcccagGTGCTGGAGCTATTGAGGGGCTCCGGGGGGGGCCCTGGGCCGGACCCCCGGGGAGGCTCCATCGTCTTCAATGCCACCTCCGAGTTCTGCAGGACCCTGGGGGAGATCCCAACCTATGGCCTGGCGGGGAacagggaggagcaggaggagctgatgGTGAGGGGGGGTGCacgaggaggaggtggtggaagggggaggggggattaGGTGGGACAGGGGAGAGGTGGGAGGGGCATGGGGGTTTAGAGGGGCTGCATGGGGGGGGACTGAGGGGGATGatatgaaggggctggaggtgagtaTCAGGCTCTAGGAGGTGCTAGAAagctcctgcagtgccctgagggtgctgaagagcctctgcagctccctgtgggctcagcagagggcaccagagagctgctgcagctccctatgGGATCAGCAGAGGgcgccagggagctgctgcagctccctatgGGATCAGCAGAGGgcgccagggagctgctgcagctccctatgGGATCAGCAGAGGgcgccagggagctgctgcagctccctatgggctcagcagagggcgcgagggagctgctgcagctccctatgGGATCAGCAGACGGCGCCAGAGAGCCCCAGCCGGGCCCAGCCCTGACCTGTGTCTCTCCTCTTGCCCCTCCCCAGGCTCTGGAGCGTTCAGGACCCTCTCCCCCCCCGGGGGAGGCCCCAGAGtcggagggggaggagaacgtTGGCTGGAGCAGTGTGAACCTggctgaggagaggcagcaCCAGAACGTGGGCACCagccctgacccccacccctcctgccctgcGACCCCTAATCCCCCCAAAAAATCGCCCCAAAAAGCCTCCCCGAGGTCCACTCAGACCCCCCCAATAGATCCCAACCCCCCTCAGCTAGACCCTCCCCAATGAGACTTTAACCCCCCCAATGAGACCCCAACCCCCCTAAaatagaccctccccagccccctcaaaTAGATCCCTCCAAACAGACCCCGACCTCCCCCCCAGCAGACCCCAACACGCCCAAAATAGGCCCTCCCAAGCCCCCCTGAACTGACCCCTGCCATGCagcccccaacccccccagacCTAAAAGACCCCCCTCgatcagcccccagccccaaccaatgTCTCTGCCACCCATAGGCATCCCCCAGTCCCCACCCATGTCTCTgccccaccccaggcagcccccaattccgccccccccccagtgTCTGCCCCCTAGGtagacccccccccccagcgactcccaacccccccctgtgtctctgcccccagccctcagcctcctccaccaccatcctggacGAGGAGCCCATCGTGAACAGAGgcctggcagctgccctgctgctctgccagaacaagggtgggcagggggctctgggggggctgggggcgtCTGTGGGGGTCTGAGGgcactgtgctgggggctgggggctctgGAATAGGGTCTGGGGGCTGTATGAGGAGGTTTGAGGGTCCCTAAATGGGTCAGGGGTCCCTATGGGAGTGTTTGGGGCCCTATAGGGGAGGCTTAAGGCACTCAAATGGGTCTCGGCTCCTCATGGGGTCCCTATGTGGGTCTGGGGTCCCCATAGGGTCTCTTATATGGGTCTGGGGTCTCTTTCAGGTCCTCTCAGGATCTCTATGGGCCTGGGGTCCTTTTAAGACTCCCTTAGTGTGCATATGGGTCTGGGGTCCCCGTAGGGTCTCAGTATGGGTCTGGGTCCCCATGGAGTCTCAGTGTGGGTCTGGGGTCTTCATAGAGTTCTTATATAGGTGTGGGGTCCCCATGGGGTCTCATTGGGGTCTGGGGTCCCCAGGGCTTCTGGAGACAACCCTGCAGAAGGTTGCCAGAGTGAAGGCTCCCAACAAgagcctgcccacagctgtgTACTGCATCGAGGACAAGATGTGAGCCTGGCACCTCCCTGGcacctctcctggcactgcctaGCACTTCCCCTGGCCCCTCCCATACCCCCAGATGCAACCAATTCTCCTCTAGatgcctcccccccccgccctgcagATGCCCCTGGGCCCCCCTAGCTGCCaccactcccccccacccctgagCTCCCCTGCCCACACGGGTGCCCTTGGTTCCCTTGGTGATGCTCTTGGTGCCCATTGATGCCCTTTCTGATGCCCTTGGTGGTGCTTGTGGTGCCCACGCTGGTGCCCGTGCCCACGCTGGTGCCCTGATGCCCACGCTGGTGCCCGTGCTGGAGCCCAGGCTGGTGCCCTGGTGCCCGCCCTGACGCCGGTGCCCCGCGGTGCCGCGGCAGGGCGCTGGAGGACAAGTACAGCCGGCGGGAGGAGTTCCGAGGCTTCACGCAGGAGTTCCGGGAGAAGGAGGGGTACAGGCCCGAGGTGAAGATCGAGTACGTGGATGAGACGGGCAGGAGGCTCACGCCCAAGGAGgtgccagcctggggcaggggctgggagggcgcTGGGCAGGCTGCGAGGGTCGCTGGGGTGCACTGGGAGGGCTCCTGGGGGGTTCCAGCTTGCCAAGGAggtgccaacccccacctggtgcTGTGGCCCCCCGTGCCCGCCCCGTGCCCACCCTGTGCTGACTGTGGTGCCCCCCCCGTGCCAGGCCTTCCGGCAGCTCTCTCACCGCTTCCACGGGAAGGGCTCAGGGAAgatgaagactgagaggaggatgaagaagTTGGACGAGGAGGCggtgagggggaggaggggctgggggggggcatcTTGGGGGCATCTTGAGGGGCTTCAGGGGTGTTTCAGGGTGGCtggagggggtgtgggggggactGGAGGGGTCTCAGGAGGGGTttggggagggtctgggggggcAGAaggagtttgggggggggggttgagaggggctgggaagggcctgggggAGGTCAGGAGGGGGTTTGGGAGCATCTTGAGTCCCTTCAGGAGCACTTTGGCCCCCCCGGGGGTAGGCTGTGGAGGGGTCCCTGTGTGGCTGTGTCCcggggggggctgtgggggggtCTCGGGGGGGCGGTGCTGATGCCAGCTGTGCCCCCAGCTGCTGAAGAAGATGAGCTCCAGCgacacccccctgggcactgtggcgctgctgcaggagaagcagaaggcTCAGAAGACTCCGTTCATAGTCCTGAGCGGCAGCGGCAAGAGCATGAACGCGTGAGGGGGCGGGGCAGTGGGcggggctgcaggcagtggggggggagagtgggaggggactgggagaaagtgggaggggactggagggagtgggaggggtctcagggggcagtgggagggactgggaaaaagggggagggaCTGGGGGAGTGGGTGGGCACtaagagatggggaggggactgagaggggaGTGGGAGTGGTCTGGGGGCCAAGGGGAGGGGGACTGagagggagtgggcagggactggggaatgggagggagtgggcggggtctggggggcagtgggaggggactgggagggagtgggtggggactaagagactgggaggggactgagaggggaGTAGGAGGAGTCTGGGGtcgctgctgcagaggagctcctGGCCCGGGGCAGGCTGCGTGGGTCACTGGGAGCGCTGGGAGGGCTCCTGGGGCATGCTGGGAGCTGaccgctgccccctcccccccccccaggaacACCATCACCAAGTGAGGACTCGAGCGACCCCCCCCAggctctgccccctgcccctcccccctgctcctgtccccttTGTCACCCCCCGGAGTTCAATAAAGGTCCCCTGGACCCTCCCACCGCGTGCCCAGCGTGGGGGGGGGAGCGGAACAGCGAAAtggcgcggggggggggggggggaggggggggaagggaagcgCCGGGGGGCGCAGCAGGAGGGCGGCGGCCTGAGGGCACCGCTCCCTGCGTGGCAGTGCCGTGCGTGGGCCCACAGCGATGGTGGCCGcggggcggagggggggggaggagggacagGAGTGCGCCAAGATGGCGCCTGGGAGCCGTCCTCGTGCGCTTTGATCCTCCCCTGATTGGCGCTGCGGAGGGAGCGGGGTGGGGGCGGGGGCGTGGCTGGGGGCGTGGAGAGGCGGAGCCTgtgggggaggggcaggagggcgCCAAGATGGCGCCTGCGAGCCGTCCTCGTGCGCTTTGATCCTCCCCTGATTGGTGCCGCGGGGTCGCCGGAGGGGGCGGGGTTAGGGGCGTGGCGAAGCAGGAGGGGGCGTGTCTGGGGGCGTATCCGGGGGTTATAAAAGGCTCCGCCCCACGGCCCCGCGCGCTGCAGAGGCCCTGAGGCGGCGGCGCGAAGgtgactggggggggggggtggggggcccAAAGGTTTTGACCCCTAAAGGGGGGGCAAAGGTTTGAGGGATCCCTCGGGGGGGGCCTCAGGAGGCCTGAGGAGGGTCCTGAGAGTCAATTTGGGTGGGTtcggggggggaggggctgggggggtgtcCGGGACGGGGGTTTGGGAGAGGGGGTCCGagggggctgcctgggggggggcCTGAGGAGGGGTTCATGAGGAGAcctttttggggggggtctgAGGATCCTTCCGAGGGGGGGCGAGGGGAAGGGAGTCCGAGGGGTCTTGGACCTGTATGAGGGGATTTGGGGGGCTCCTGGACCCCCACGAGGAGATTTTGAGGGGCCCTAGGGGGGGTCCTTTGAGCCTCTCTCAACGCTTTTGGGGTGCCCTGGGGGGGGTCTTGAGCTCTTCTTAGGAACATTGAAGTGTAGGGGGGGGCAAAGGGGAGGAGCTCGGAGGGTCCCCACGAAATTGAGGGGTACTGGGGGGGTCGGACGCTCCTCAGGAAGAAGTTTTGGGGGTCCCCTCCTTTACTTTTGGGATCCCCTCCGACCCCCTGAATTTTCGCTCCCTAATCCCTTTGAGCgtctgaggtctcccctcagttttgagcccccccccgccctgaACCCCTCCATTTTGGGGTCACTCTCACCTCTTATCCCCCCTCAACTTTTGGGGtaccccttcctgaccccccaATTTTGCCCCCCCTTTAAGCCCTTTGACTTCTTAGGCTTCCCCCATCCTGAAGCCCCTAATTTTGCCCCCCCCTTTCACCTTCTGGGTCCCCCCTCCAATTTTGGGCACCCCTAAACCCCTCTGATTTTGGGGTTCCCTCATCCCTGGACCCTCTCATTTTGGGGTCCCCCTTCGAGCTTTTGGAGTcactccactctgaacctctcAACTTTTGGGGtaccccttcctgaccccccaATTTTGCCCCCCCTTTAAGCCCTTTGACTTTTTAGGCTTCCCCCATCCTGAAGCCCCTAATTTTGCCCCCCCCTTTCACCTTCTGGGTCCCCCCTCCAATTTTGGGCACCCCTAAACCCCTCTGATTTTGGGGTTCCCTCATCCCTGGACCCTCTCATTTTGGGGTCCCCCTTCGAGCTTTTGGAGTcactccactctgaacctctcAATTTCAGGGGCCCCCACCCTTGGACCCCCTCATTTTTGACCCTCCCTTTGAGCTCCTGGGGTCCCCCCCCCCGGGCTGTGCCCCCTCCTCTAACCCCATCCCCTCCCTCCGTCTCTTGCAGCTCTCCATGGACCCCCCCAGCTGCCCTACCCCTGCTGTGGAACTTTCCTCCCTGGAAGGCACCAAAGCCCCCCTGGAGCCCTCAGGGGACCCTCCCGAGGCCCCCCCGagccccctccctgtccctgccccccCCGAAGAGCctctggtgggggggggggggcgatgGGGGAGCGGCCAAGAACGGCTTGGTCCTGAAGATGCCTcccgaggaagaggaggaggaggaagaggatgaggaaggaggCCCCAAGGAAGCCAAACGCGTCCTCGGGGGGGGGGCC containing:
- the SART1 gene encoding U4/U6.U5 tri-snRNP-associated protein 1 — protein: MGSSKKHRDRGGAEAAEEAPAAAGSGATPGAAAAGRPREHRKHRHRGGERRGKRSRSRGERSGGGGGGSGGSGSAASSSRRGGASEEPGRSHGRGSGDGERKAKRERKEEREEPAAPPKASGAESSLSVEETNKLRAKLGLKPLETSSAKKEAGTKEDPVAAEIINPLLLRQRQELREKLAAAKEKRILNQKLGKVRALGAEEPWLEDAAAWIQRSRKLQQEKEMAEKRAKLLEEMEQEFGVSTLVEEEFLRRKKELYSCRDLQGLRVEHSLETFREGETLELTLKDRGVLEAGEDVLQNLALVAQEQAQEGLQLRQGQPHYDPYPEQDPASATQPPQPKVLLPKYSDPPQRPSFRLGPGGGAPLGGGPGEGPQAGDPPGPAPQSLQLPPLRLAPEYLTPEEMVTFRKPRRKVRRLRRKALKADDLLPLAPGDTQGDFGSRARGRGRREQEEEEEEAEGSAGAGDPPAPSSPSQGPPPQLPSDDPRVENMDISSEDEAAAPGSPPGGLEEEEELQELQLQLQRSRRLRQLQALREQGGGQKPPAQVLELLRGSGGGPGPDPRGGSIVFNATSEFCRTLGEIPTYGLAGNREEQEELMALERSGPSPPPGEAPESEGEENVGWSSVNLAEERQHQNPSASSTTILDEEPIVNRGLAAALLLCQNKGLLETTLQKVARVKAPNKSLPTAVYCIEDKMALEDKYSRREEFRGFTQEFREKEGYRPEVKIEYVDETGRRLTPKEAFRQLSHRFHGKGSGKMKTERRMKKLDEEALLKKMSSSDTPLGTVALLQEKQKAQKTPFIVLSGSGKSMNANTITK